From the Gallaecimonas mangrovi genome, one window contains:
- a CDS encoding LysR family transcriptional regulator — MDLNEIQVFTKVVEVGSFTSAGERLSMTKATVSRKIADLEERLGVRLLNRTTRQLNLTETGQAFYERCSRIMTDLADAQALVTTRAEQVRGKLKVVMPIELGQMLMGRFLGHFMQKYPDVEIDAELTNRRIDMVQEGVDVNIQVGLGQDSNLIARRLTSTRTIMVASPDYLAASSPLLHPEDLNDHENLLLKMSGDAYEPLRFVKSKEQVTIQPKGRLHCNNVTFAREAMLSGMGVGALPLFMALPYVNEGRLVRVLPEWTMESGEMYALYQSRQYMPKLLKTFLDELSETLIELDKLKTSSCKDRDEMISEAIAKNSDAIKDDLLNQVLSKFTSEDKKLMAKVS; from the coding sequence GTGGATCTTAATGAAATTCAGGTATTTACCAAAGTTGTCGAAGTAGGAAGCTTCACCTCTGCCGGTGAGCGACTGAGTATGACCAAGGCAACCGTCAGCCGAAAGATTGCTGATTTAGAAGAACGGTTAGGGGTGCGCCTTTTAAACCGTACTACCCGCCAATTAAACCTGACCGAAACCGGCCAGGCCTTTTATGAGCGCTGCTCGCGGATCATGACTGACCTGGCCGACGCCCAGGCTTTGGTAACCACCCGCGCTGAGCAAGTACGCGGCAAACTCAAAGTGGTCATGCCCATCGAACTGGGGCAAATGCTGATGGGCCGCTTTTTGGGTCACTTTATGCAAAAGTATCCGGATGTGGAAATTGACGCAGAGCTTACCAACCGCCGCATCGATATGGTGCAAGAAGGGGTGGACGTTAATATTCAGGTGGGCCTTGGCCAAGATTCCAACCTGATTGCCCGGCGGCTGACCTCTACTCGTACCATCATGGTGGCGTCTCCTGATTATTTGGCGGCGAGCAGCCCCCTGCTACACCCGGAAGATTTAAACGACCACGAAAACCTGCTGTTAAAAATGTCGGGCGATGCTTACGAGCCACTGCGTTTTGTCAAAAGCAAAGAGCAGGTCACCATTCAGCCCAAAGGCCGTTTGCACTGCAATAATGTCACCTTTGCCCGCGAAGCGATGCTGTCTGGGATGGGAGTGGGAGCATTGCCGCTCTTTATGGCACTGCCTTACGTGAATGAAGGTCGCCTAGTACGGGTACTGCCCGAGTGGACCATGGAAAGTGGCGAAATGTATGCTCTTTACCAAAGCCGTCAATACATGCCGAAGCTGCTAAAGACGTTCTTGGACGAGCTTAGCGAGACCTTGATTGAGCTGGATAAGTTAAAAACCAGCTCCTGTAAGGACCGCGATGAGATGATAAGTGAAGCTATTGCCAAGAATAGCGATGCGATTAAAGATGACCTTCTTAATCAGGTGTTGTCAAAATTTACCAGTGAAGACAAAAAACTGATGGCGAAAGTCAGCTAA